The genomic DNA CCTGCGTCGCCTCGTCGGCGAGCGCGGGAGTCACCGTCAGCGCAGCCAGCGCGAGTGCGACTGCCGCAGAGCGAATGAACTTGTGCATCTCGAACCTCCCTCGCGGCGCTGCGCGCCGCTCACCCATCGGACGCGAGTTTCGGAGTCGAATTCGAAAGCGCAACCCGCCCGACACCGTTTTGTGTCGCAGCGCGGGAGCGTCAGAACTGCCGAGTCGTGTCGAGCAGAATCGTCACGGGCCCGTCGTTCACGAGCGCCACGCGCATCGCGGCCCGGAAGCGCCCGGTGATCGTGGTCACACCCAGCCGGCGCGCCTCCTGGACCACGGCCTCCACCAGCGGCTCGGCTTGCGGAGGCTCAGCGGCCCTCACGTACGACGGCCGCCGCCCCTTTCGTGCATCACCGAGCAGCGTGAACTGAGACACCACGCCGAGCGTGCCGCCCGTCTCGAGCAGCGAGCGGTTCATGCGCCCCTCGGCATCGGGGAACACGCGCAGGTGCACGAGCTTTGCGGCGAGCTCCTTCGCGTCGGCCTCGCCGTCCTCGCTCGCGACGCCCACGAGCGCGAGCAGCCCCGCGCCCATCTCGCCCACCAGCTCGGCGGCCACCGTGACGCGCGCCTCGCACACGCGCTGCACCACTGCGCGCAACTACAGCGCGTCCTGCTTCGCGAAGCGCCCCTGATAACTCGCGCGGCCCTCGGCGCGCATCACGACGAGCTGACAGAGGCGCACGCCGGCGTGGATCTCGAGCGGATGCCCCGAGACGTTGCTGATCTCGAGCACCTGGCGATTCGACACGCCGGGCTGCACGAACGCCGAAGTGACGTGAATCATCAGGCCGAGCCGCGCGAAGCGGCTGCGGCCCTCGAGCAGACCGCACAGATCCTGCGCGAGGGTGATGCGCTCGCGCGTGATGCCGTGAATCGTGGCGCCGGGCGCGAGCACGTACGGCTGCGCGAGCGAGGCGACGCGCGTGTGCTCGCGATAATCCGTGTCCTCGCGGATCGGAATCGTCGCCGTGTTGCGCTCGATCACGCGAATCTCGTCGCCGAGCGTGAGGTCGATCGAGGCCGGCCCGACCTGATCGGGCGCGAGCGGCTCGATCACGATGCGCCGCGCAGCGATCTCCTCGAGCAGCACTTCGCGCGTGAGAACGGTCATCGCGGCGCACACTACCATCGCGCGATGCACCCGTTCTTCGAGCGCGCGCGTCCCCTCGTCTTCGGCCACCGCGGTGCGTGCGGCGAACGCCCGGAGAACACGCTCGCCTCCTTCGAGCTCGCGCTCGCGCAGGGCGCCGACGTGATCGAGACCGACGTGCACCTGACGCGCGATGGCGAGGTGGTCGT from Deltaproteobacteria bacterium includes the following:
- the dcd gene encoding dCTP deaminase, encoding MTVLTREVLLEEIAARRIVIEPLAPDQVGPASIDLTLGDEIRVIERNTATIPIREDTDYREHTRVASLAQPYVLAPGATIHGITRERITLAQDLCGLLEGRSRFARLGLMIHVTSAFVQPGVSNRQVLEISNVSGHPLEIHAGVRLCQLVVMRAEGRASYQGRFAKQDAL
- a CDS encoding glycerophosphodiester phosphodiesterase; this encodes MHPFFERARPLVFGHRGACGERPENTLASFELALAQGADVIETDVHLTRDGEVVV
- a CDS encoding D-tyrosyl-tRNA(Tyr) deacylase encodes the protein MRAVVQRVCEARVTVAAELVGEMGAGLLALVGVASEDGEADAKELAAKLVHLRVFPDAEGRMNRSLLETGGTLGVVSQFTLLGDARKGRRPSYVRAAEPPQAEPLVEAVVQEARRLGVTTITGRFRAAMRVALVNDGPVTILLDTTRQF